One segment of Physeter macrocephalus isolate SW-GA unplaced genomic scaffold, ASM283717v5 random_62, whole genome shotgun sequence DNA contains the following:
- the PRCD gene encoding photoreceptor disk component PRCD: protein MCTTLFLLSTLAMLWRRRFANRVQPEPSGGEGAVVGSSLETDLQSSGREKEPLK, encoded by the exons ATGTGCACTACCCTCTTCCTGCTCAGCACCTTGGCCATGCTCTGGCGCCGCCGATTCGCCAACAGGGTCCAACC AGAGCCCAGTGGAGGAGAGGGGGCAGTTGTGGGCAGCAGCTTGGAAACAGACCTCCAGTCCTCAGGCAG GGAGAAAGAACCGCTGAAGTAA